CCTTAATTTTGATATTTGCTCTTTGATTTTTGATATGATATTTGATATGTCATTTTGCATTTTAATATTTAATTTTTGATTTTGTATTACACAACTTGTTGTGTTTGAAGTGGTTTCGCACTAAGTCTGTACCATTCATTTGTGCTCTCTGACCACGCTAAACAGGTACTGACCTGTGGTCAGGATTAGTTTGTGCATAATGATTAGATTGATTCTCTTCCTTTTCAATAATATATTTCAATTCGTTTTTCAATACAGGAATATCCCTTTCAACCGCATCCCAAACAGCATCTATATCTACATCTAAATAATCGTGTATCAATTTGTCCCTCATTCCAGCCATTTTCTTCCGGGTATATTCGGATATTTATCTCTAATTGCTGAGTCAATTTTTTAGTTGCTTCTCCAATTATTTCCAGTTCTCTTATAACACCTGCTTGAATCAGATTACTATTCATGAAATTACTGTAGTTTACTTCTTTAGTGTAGTCTTCAATGCGGTGTATAGCATCAAAAATGTCTTTTAAGTAGATAGTGTCATCCTTATTCATTCGTATATCACTTTCATTTCCTTTTTAATCCTGCCAATGAGGTATGGACTTATAGACCTCTCTGTGAGCAAATCGACCTTAATACCCAGGGTATCAGACAGTTCCTGCTCTATTCCAACAAGGTCAAGCAAACTTTTTCTTTCCGAAAATTCAACAATAATATCTATGTCGCTTTCTGGCTTTTCATCTCCTTTTACATAGGAGCCAAATAGTGCGGCCTTTTTTACTCTGTGTTTTCTCAGCACCCGAATAATGTTTCTTTGAATATTTTCAACTTGAGGATTCATCTTCTACCACCTCACGGCTATTTGTGGAGTAATTTGAGCACCGTCAGTACGGTATTCAGGTTAGACCTCGAAAGCAGAATTAACTATAACTGATAGAAATTTGCTTTCTGGAGCATTTTTTGCTTCGCAACATTTTGCTTACGCAACATTCTTACGAATTCTCGCTTTGCTCGAATTCGGATGTTACCTTCACTTTTGCCCATTATGGGAATATATTACCATAATCTTTCCCTATTGTCAACAAAATTCTTATCGGTTTCCGTAAGGCGTTAGCTATTGGTGGGAGAAAGGCACAAAGATTAAATTTCTCGCAAAGACGCAAAGAACACAAAGTACTCAGAAATTCCAAATTTCAAGCACCAAATTACAAATAAATTCCAAACACCACATTCTATTCGTTCAGAGTTCATTGTTTAAGACTCCTGGTTTATTCGTTCAACGAATAATGATAAATGGATTGATGTGGAAGTTTAAATTTTAGCCATTGGGATTTATTTGTCCTTTGGAATTTGTGATTTGAAATTTCTTTGAGTCCTTTGCGTCTTTGCGAGAGGAATATCTTTTACCACCGATAACTGACCCATTACTCGGTTTCTTTAGTCCTTTGCGGTAAACAGGCTATAGATGGTGATACAGCCCAGGTTGGGCATGAATTGGCTGAGTTCTTAGATATAACGCAGGGCTCTTATGTGCGTAAGATATGCTCATTCAATCAAACCCCCACTGCAACTATGGTTGTAGAGAGGGTGTTAGAGGATGGCTATGAGGTGCTTGAGGTCTCCTTACCAGCCTTATTTACTTGATAATCTGCGAAAATCTACATCCCATATCCAATCCTAAATTCATTTAATAATCCCAATCTTTCCTATCTTCTTTCCTCCACCTCCGCCGGTGATGCAGTAGATATAGATACCTGAAGCAAGGTTTTTGCTTTGAATATCCCATTTCGGATGGCATTCGGTTACAGGTATCTCATCTATTAATTCACCGACAATGTTGTAAATCCGAATAGTTGAACCTTCGCTAACCCTGTCAAAATAGATATACCTTCCTCCATATTTTGAATCGCCTTTCTTCCATGGACCTGGATAGGCAAAGACATCATTGTTTGTTGGGGTAAAGATTACGCCTCCTGAGGTAAAGGTTGTAAAAGGTAGTAAAATAAAACTCCGTAGAGTAAACTTATCTATCAAAAAGTCAAGCGGAAGTGTAAGGACAGGGCTTGTCCCTGTCCATTCCGTAAGCGGACAACCACAAGGGTTGTCCCTACAACCCTAATTGCATGCAAATACACTGTAGCGGGATTTTCCGTGTTTCATCCGTGTTCATCCGTGGCTGAACAGTTACGATTTTTTAGTATAATAAATAGCGGTTCCTGGGGAATTGAAATAATAGTTTTTTGTAACAGAAATGGTAACTATTCACCACGAAGAGCACGAAGGACACGAAGATGTTACAGAACAAATCTCTTTATGCCTTCTTCCAATCTTTCCACGTGAATTCAAACAAACATGGCTCAAGAGTTCGATGCACCGCTATAGTGCATCCAATGACTCTATTCGATAATTTGTAACCGTTCAGGTCTTGAGTTACTAATATTGATTGAGATTTCGGAACACTTACAAAATATTGAATGTAGAATGTTCAAAGTATAAAAACGGCCAAACAGAAAAATCCAGAAACTTCATCATTCTACATTCAGTATTCTACATTCGATATTCAATATTATTCTTGTGTTACCTGAACGATTACGATAATTTATCAAATTTCACTTCGTGTCCTTCGTGGTGAATAATTACCTCTATCTTTTATCTTTGCGGGTATTGCTCTGCTTGAGGGTTTTCCTCGCAATCTATGCGCTATACCTGTATTACCTTCAACCTTAACCCTTTTACCAGCCTTTTTATTTGCCTTTTGCTTAAACCTAAAATATCTGCTGCTTCTGTCTGTTTTAGCTGTTTGTCCAATACCTTGCAAATTACATGTAATTGCCTCAGCTCCTTTTGATTCAACATGATAATATCCTTTTCTGCCATAACATACTCCTTTTTTGAAAGATATTATAGCATCCTTAGGGGACATTTTCATTTTGGTAAAAGGTGACATTATCATATTGGGATGACAGAAAAAAAAAGTTGACAGGAAACTGGAATTATGTTATGATAAAAATGTTTCCTGCGAACAGACTTCTAAAATTGACTAAAAAGGAGATAAAAAATATGGCTACATATACCTTGCCGCGAACAACCTATGATTTATTAACAGAGGCATTAGGAGAAAAACAAAAGGCAGAGATTTTTGCTAAGTCAATAGAGTCAGTAATTGAAGCAATTGAGAAGAAGGCAGAAGAGATAATCGTAGAAAAGAAGAGCCAGATAAAAACTGAATTAAAAGATGAATTAAGAAATGAGCTGGTAACAAGAGAATTATTTGATGAAAGATTTAAAGCCCTTGAACATAATGAGCTGGTAACAAGAGAGTTATTTGATGAAAGATTTAAAACACTTGAACATGAGGTGAATGAAAGATTTAAGGTTGTAGATGAAAAATTCAAGGCTCTTGAAAGTAAGATGGAGGAAAAATTTAATGTTGTAGATGAAAGATTCAAGGCTCTTGAAAGTAAGATGGAGGAAAGATTTAATGTTGTAGATGAAAGATTTAAGATTGTAGATGAGAAGTTCAAAAGCCTTAACTTTAGGCTTAATATCTTCATCGCCATTGCCCTTATTGCCCTAACCTTTGCTAATCCTACTTTTGTGAAACTAATAGAAAAGGTTTTTGGGATTTAAGGCGGTAAGGGATTAGTGATTTGGGATAAAAGAAATCCTGTAACCGTTCAGATAGTAATTCACCGCAGAGACGCAAGAGTTCGCAGAGAAGACATAGAAATAAATTAGATAACATAAAAGATTATTGATGCAGACAGGGAAATACCTCTGACCTGCTTGCCGAATGTTCAGCAGGCAAGCCAGATTGGTTAATAATTTTAATGTTGCTGGACTCAAGAGATTGCCCTGATGAGAATCCTTATCCTTACCCACAAATTTTAGTGGACACCGTGAAGCGTGAGAAGAAAGGAGTTTTAATAATTGACAATTGACAATTCACCCATTCACCATTATTAAGAAAATTTAGGGAAAAAATTGTGAATTGTGAATGAATGCATAGTTAATAATATTGTCCAGTAAAAGATGAAGGAGGTTGAATAAAATTGGAAAAGGTAAGCATTGGAGTAATTGGAGGCAGTGGATTATATCAAATGGAGGAATTAAAGGAGATTGAGAAAAAACAAGTCCCTACCCCCTATGGTCTTCCTTCTAATGATATTGTCATTGGTAGATTGGGAGAAAAGAAGGTTGCTTTTTTACCCAGGCATAAAGAAGGACATTGTATTATGCCAACGGAGATAAATTCAAGGGCAAATATTTATGCCTTAAAATCATTAGGCGTTGAGCGGATAATTGGCGTAAGTGCGGTAGGTAGTTTAAAAGAAGAATTGAAACCACTGGATATAGTTATTCCAGACCAATTAGTTGACCGAACTTTAGGTCTAAGACAACATACTTTCTTTGGAGAAGGTGCTGTTGGACATATAAGTTTTGCCGACCCTTATTGTCCAGAATTAAATAAGTTATTGTATGAAACTGGAAAAGAATCAGGCTACACGATTCATCAAGGCGGAATTTATATCTGTATCGAAGGACCACAGTTTTCCACCCGGGCGGAATCTAATATTTATCGAAAGTGGGGATGTGATATTATTGGTATGACTAACATCCCGGAGGCGAGATTGGCGCGTGAGGCGGAAATTTGCTATGCGACGATTGCTTTAGTTACGGACTACGATGTCTGGCATGAAACCGCAGAAGATGTAACCATAGAAATGGTCATAAATAATCTGATGAAAAATGTCGAGCATGCAAAACAGATGATTAAAAAGATAATTACTCAAGTTCCCGATACCCGGCATTGTGTCTGTGCCACAGCACTTAAAGATGGAATAATTACAAAATCTGAATTAATTCCTCAAAGCACCAAAGAGAAATTAAAACTTATAATTGGAGAGTATTTGTAAGACATAACGATTACCTGAAAAAAAAAGGGCAATCCCACTTCCGTGGAAGATTGCCCCTTTTTTTTGTCTTAATTCCCCTTTTTATTGTCTATCTTGAAATTGTCACTGGACATGGTGAGGGACATTTCGTCCTTATTACTGGACATTTAGTTTGCTCTTCTGGACATCTCGTCCTTATCATCGGACATTTTGTCTTTATTACTGGACATTTAGTTTGCTCTTCTGGACATCTCGTCCTTATCATCGGACATTTTGTTGGTTCTTTTGGACATCTTGTCTGAATCACTGGACATTCAGTCCTTCTCACTGGACATTTGGTTTGCTCTTCTGGACATCTCGTCCTTATCATCGGACATGTGGTCCTTATTGGTTGTTGGGTGATATTACACGGGGGACATTGTGTATCTACAATTGGACATCGGGTTCTTATCTCAGGACATTTCGTCTGAATCACTGGACATTTAGTTGTCACTATTGGACATTTGGTGTTAATTGGTTCTTGAGTGATATTACACGGGGGACATTCTGTTTCTACAATTGGACATCGGGTTTTCATCTCCGGACATTTAGTCAGCACTGGTGGACATTTTGTTTCTGCTTCTGGACAGCGAGTAAGCGGTTGTGGACACTTAGTCCTTTCTACCGGACATTTGGTGTTAATTGGTTCTTGAGTGATATTACACGGGGGACATTCTGTTTCTACAATTGGACATCGGGTTTTCATCTCCGGACATTTAGTCAGCACTGGTGGACATTTTGTTTCTGCTTCTGGACAGCGAGTAGGCAGTTGTGGACACTTAGTCCTTTCTACAGGACATTGGGTGTTAATTGGTTCTTGAGTGATATTACACGGTGGACATTCTGTTTCTACAATTGGACATCGGGTTTTCATCTCCGGACATTTAGTCAGCACTGGTGGACATTTTGTTTCTGCTTCTGGACAGCGAGTAGGCGCTTGTGGACACTTAGTCCTTTCTACGGGACATTGGGTGTTAATTGGTTCTTGAGTGATATTATGCGGTGGACATTCTGTTTCTACAATTGGACATCGGGTTTTCATCTCCGGACATTTAGTCAGCACTGGTGGACATTTTGTTTCTGCTTCTGGACAGCGAGTAAGCGGTTGTGGACACTTAGTCCTTTCTACAGGACATTGGGTATTGACAGGTTCTTGAGTTGGAAATTGTGGTTCTGGTTCATTAGCTTGAACAACAACAATTCCAGTATTGTTGAACTGTAAGGCTGACTTTAAAGTGGATTTATAGAGTGGAGAATCATTCGCATCTTCAAAACTGCTGGCTTGTTGAACTCCAAAAGTCAAACTTCCTACCATCACAGCCGTTAACCATAGTAACCGTTTATTCATTTTATTTCACCTCCTTTCTTTTGGTAATTGGTAACTGGTGAATGGTAATTAGTTAGCAATTACCATTTAACCGATTACTTACTTTATAATTTCGTGAAGCCCTATTTTAGCACAACACTCTCAGATAAAACCTGTTCCTGTCCCTGATTAAATCAGGGATTCAGGAATTGAGTGTTGAGTGGTAATTAAACTACCAATGAGTTAGTATAGCATATTTTCTATTCAGTGTCAATCTTTTTTTTATACCAAAATTAAAAAAACTTAATTTTTTTAATTGACATTCCGATATTAATAATGTATAATAAAATAAGGTTGATGATATAAAGGGGTGAATAAAAATCTTGGAAAAAGAAATTAAGCAAAAAAAGAAAGAGGAAATTACTTCTCCAGAAACAGGAAGGAAAAAACTTAGACTGGGCGAAATGTTAGTTGAACGGGGAATTATCAATTATACCCAGCTTAATGAGGCGCTATCGGTCCAGAAGAAAAGAGGAGATAGATTGGCGTGTATCCTGGTAGAATTAGGTCTTATGAAGGAAGATGATATTGCAGATTTCTTTTCACAAGAATTAAAAATACCGAGAGTAAAGGCAAAAGATTTAGATAAAATTGAACTGAGCGTAAAAAATATTATACCCGAAAATATTATGCGACGGGAATTAACTCTACCAATAAGTAAAAAGGACAATATATTAGTTGTAGCGTTAGTTGACCCTCTAAATGTTATTGCCATTGATGAAGTAAGGTCACGAACTGGGTGTGAAATTAAAACAGTTGTTGCGACGGAAAGAGAAATAAGAAATGCCATCGAAAAACATTATGGAAAAATCATCTCTATGGATGATTTGGTTAAAAAGATGGAGCATAAAGATGAGGTAGAAGTAGTTAAAGAAGAGGTAGTTATCCAGGAGGAAGATTTAAGTAACTTAGTAAAGAAAGGGACAGAACCATCCATTGTTGATTTAGTAAATTATATATTAGTCGATGCTATCAAATCAAGAGCATCAGATATACATATTGAGCCACAAGAAAAGTCTGTTAGACTGCGTAATAGAATTGACGGCGTGTTATATACAATTCCATCTCCACCTAAACGATTTCAAAATGCAATTATCTCAAGAATAAAAATTATGGCAGGAATGGATATTGCCGAGCATAGATTACCACAAGATGGTAGATTTAAAGTTCGGTATGAAAAAAGGGATATAGATTTCCGTGTATCAGTTATTCCAACTACTTATGGAGAAAAAGCAGTTTTAAGAATCCTTGATGCTAGTAATCTGTGTTTAGAGTTAGATGAGTTAGGTTTTGAACCAAAGGCATTACCACTTTATAAAAAATATATCCGTGCACCTCATGGAATTATCTTAGTCACAGGACCAACCGGATGTGGGAAATCTACCACCCTTTATTCGACCTTAAGAACGATAAATTCAGAGGATCAAAATATAGTAACAGTTGAAGACCCAATAGAATATCTTTTGCCAGGAATAAGTCAGGTTCAGGTCAGAACAGAAATAGGATTAGATTTTACAGATGGACTGCGGCATTTTTTACGGCAAGACCCTGATATTATTATGGTAGGTGAAATAAGAGACCGTGAGGCGGCGGAAGTAGCCATCAATGCCGCTTTAACTGGACATCTGGTATTTTCTACTTTGCATACTAATGATGCCGCAGGAGCAGTAACTCGATTACTTAATATGGGAATAGAGCCATTTTTAATCTCATCCACTATCTTGTTAAGTATTGCTCAACGATTAGTTCGAAAAATATGTCCAGAATGTAAAGAGTCTTATGAAGCATCCACGCAGACCTTGCGTAGTGTAGGAATTAAAGTTGAAGGAGATAAAAAATTTCCTTTATATCGCGGTAGAGGCTGTGATAGATGTAACAATGTTGGCTACAAAGGCAGAATTGGTGTATATGAAGTAATGATTATTAATGATGATATTCGCCAGCTTATTTTGAACCGTGAACCGGCACAAACAATTAAAGAATTAGCAGAAGAGATGGGAATGATTTCTTTAAGAGAATCGGCATTAAGAAAAGTAATCCGCGGANNNNNNNNNNNNNNNNNNNNNNNNNNNNNNNNNNNNNNNNNNNNNNNNNNNNNNN
This sequence is a window from bacterium. Protein-coding genes within it:
- a CDS encoding T9SS type A sorting domain-containing protein, yielding MIDKFTLRSFILLPFTTFTSGGVIFTPTNNDVFAYPGPWKKGDSKYGGRYIYFDRVSEGSTIRIYNIVGELIDEIPVTECHPKWDIQSKNLASGIYIYCITGGGGGKKIGKIGIIK
- a CDS encoding HepT-like ribonuclease domain-containing protein; translation: MAGMRDKLIHDYLDVDIDAVWDAVERDIPVLKNELKYIIEKEENQSNHYAQTNPDHRSVPV
- a CDS encoding HepT-like ribonuclease domain-containing protein, producing the protein MNKDDTIYLKDIFDAIHRIEDYTKEVNYSNFMNSNLIQAGVIRELEIIGEATKKLTQQLEINIRIYPEENGWNEGQIDTRLFRCRYRCCLGCG
- a CDS encoding nucleotidyltransferase family protein, producing the protein MNPQVENIQRNIIRVLRKHRVKKAALFGSYVKGDEKPESDIDIIVEFSERKSLLDLVGIEQELSDTLGIKVDLLTERSISPYLIGRIKKEMKVIYE
- the mtnP gene encoding S-methyl-5'-thioadenosine phosphorylase, which translates into the protein MEKVSIGVIGGSGLYQMEELKEIEKKQVPTPYGLPSNDIVIGRLGEKKVAFLPRHKEGHCIMPTEINSRANIYALKSLGVERIIGVSAVGSLKEELKPLDIVIPDQLVDRTLGLRQHTFFGEGAVGHISFADPYCPELNKLLYETGKESGYTIHQGGIYICIEGPQFSTRAESNIYRKWGCDIIGMTNIPEARLAREAEICYATIALVTDYDVWHETAEDVTIEMVINNLMKNVEHAKQMIKKIITQVPDTRHCVCATALKDGIITKSELIPQSTKEKLKLIIGEYL
- a CDS encoding ATPase, T2SS/T4P/T4SS family, producing the protein MEKEIKQKKKEEITSPETGRKKLRLGEMLVERGIINYTQLNEALSVQKKRGDRLACILVELGLMKEDDIADFFSQELKIPRVKAKDLDKIELSVKNIIPENIMRRELTLPISKKDNILVVALVDPLNVIAIDEVRSRTGCEIKTVVATEREIRNAIEKHYGKIISMDDLVKKMEHKDEVEVVKEEVVIQEEDLSNLVKKGTEPSIVDLVNYILVDAIKSRASDIHIEPQEKSVRLRNRIDGVLYTIPSPPKRFQNAIISRIKIMAGMDIAEHRLPQDGRFKVRYEKRDIDFRVSVIPTTYGEKAVLRILDASNLCLELDELGFEPKALPLYKKYIRAPHGIILVTGPTGCGKSTTLYSTLRTINSEDQNIVTVEDPIEYLLPGISQVQVRTEIGLDFTDGLRHFLRQDPDIIMVGEIRDREAAEVAINAALTGHLVFSTLHTNDAAGAVTRLLNMGIEPFLISSTILLSIAQRLVRKICPECKESYEASTQTLRSVGIKVEGDKKFPLYRGRGCDRCNNVGYKGRIGVYEVMIINDDIRQLILNREPAQTIKELAEEMGMISLRESALRKVIRG